The Streptomyces albofaciens JCM 4342 genome has a segment encoding these proteins:
- a CDS encoding NADPH-dependent FMN reductase, with protein sequence MKILALNGSLRARSSNGAVLRSALALTDAVSTVADIGALPHFNPDLDGVDSAPPAPVAALRRAVAEADAVLVVSPEYAHGVPGVLKNALDWLVSSAEFLGKPTAVLTASPSPTGAAYAHEQLRETLRMMSADVLPDACRNLIAISPKTDPATGTVTDPAALQELRTAMAALCGTQVA encoded by the coding sequence CTCCAACGGTGCCGTCCTGCGTTCCGCCCTCGCCCTCACCGACGCCGTGTCCACCGTCGCCGACATCGGCGCGCTCCCCCACTTCAACCCCGACCTGGACGGCGTGGACTCCGCACCGCCCGCCCCCGTGGCCGCGCTGCGCCGCGCCGTGGCGGAGGCGGACGCCGTCCTGGTCGTCAGCCCCGAGTACGCCCACGGCGTCCCGGGCGTCCTCAAGAACGCGCTCGACTGGCTGGTCAGCAGCGCCGAGTTCCTGGGCAAACCGACCGCCGTGCTGACCGCATCGCCCTCGCCCACCGGCGCGGCGTACGCGCACGAGCAGCTGCGCGAGACCCTGCGCATGATGTCCGCCGACGTGCTCCCGGACGCCTGCCGCAACCTCATCGCCATCAGCCCGAAGACCGACCCGGCCACGGGGACCGTCACCGACCCGGCCGCCCTCCAGGAGCTGCGCACGGCCATGGCGGCGCTGTGCGGCACGCAAGTTGCATGA